A genomic stretch from Aminobacter aminovorans includes:
- a CDS encoding cbb3-type cytochrome c oxidase subunit 3: MDYTMLRHFADSWGLLAMTVFFIGAILFALRPGGKQAAERAAQIPLKED, encoded by the coding sequence ATGGATTACACGATGTTGCGGCATTTCGCCGACAGCTGGGGGCTGCTGGCGATGACCGTCTTCTTCATCGGCGCGATTCTCTTCGCCCTTCGCCCCGGCGGCAAGCAGGCCGCCGAGCGCGCCGCGCAAATCCCGCTCAAGGAGGACTGA
- a CDS encoding FixH family protein yields the protein MSTRAIQPKAFTGRHMLAVMAAFFGVIITVNLVMANFARTSWTGLVVQNTYVASQQFNERVAEQRAQAALGWKGKLTVANGEIHYSLSDAGGAPVAIDGVTASFRRPAYEAEDWQVALRHAADGTFSIATPLRDGIWIVSTEASVANREPYREARRIVVFDGAEK from the coding sequence ATGAGCACGCGCGCCATTCAGCCGAAAGCATTCACCGGGCGGCACATGCTGGCCGTCATGGCCGCCTTCTTCGGCGTCATCATTACAGTCAACCTGGTCATGGCGAACTTTGCCAGGACGAGCTGGACCGGTCTCGTCGTCCAGAACACCTATGTCGCCAGCCAGCAGTTCAACGAACGCGTGGCCGAGCAGCGTGCCCAGGCTGCACTGGGTTGGAAAGGCAAGCTCACCGTCGCCAATGGCGAGATCCACTACAGCCTGAGCGATGCCGGCGGCGCTCCGGTTGCAATAGACGGCGTGACCGCCTCCTTCCGCCGCCCGGCCTATGAAGCAGAAGACTGGCAGGTGGCATTAAGGCATGCGGCCGACGGCACGTTTTCGATCGCGACGCCGCTCCGCGACGGCATCTGGATCGTCAGCACGGAAGCCTCGGTCGCGAACCGCGAACCGTATCGCGAGGCGCGCCGGATCGTCGTTTTCGATGGAGCGGAGAAATGA
- the ccoO gene encoding cytochrome-c oxidase, cbb3-type subunit II, with protein sequence MALLDKHKTIEKNATLLLVGTLLVVSIGGLVQITPLFYLENTIEKVEGMRPYSPLELAGRNIYIREGCYTCHSQMIRPFRDEVERYGHYSLAAESMYDHPFQWGSKRTGPDLARVGNRYSNEWHVQHLVEPRSVVPESVMPSYAFLNETPLAVKNVSYDLIANRRVGVPYSDEMIASAEADIKSQADPNADTSGVLARYPKAKLGDFDGDPAALTEMDALVAYLQMLGTLVDFSTYDPATGYR encoded by the coding sequence ATGGCACTGCTCGACAAACACAAGACAATCGAGAAGAACGCGACGCTGCTGCTGGTCGGCACGCTGCTGGTCGTCAGCATCGGCGGCCTCGTCCAGATCACGCCGCTGTTCTATCTCGAGAACACGATCGAGAAGGTCGAAGGCATGCGGCCCTATTCGCCGCTGGAGCTGGCCGGCCGCAACATCTACATCCGGGAGGGCTGCTACACCTGCCACAGCCAGATGATCCGTCCGTTCCGCGACGAGGTCGAGCGCTACGGCCACTACAGCCTGGCGGCGGAGTCGATGTACGACCATCCCTTCCAGTGGGGATCGAAGCGCACGGGCCCCGACCTCGCCCGTGTCGGCAACCGCTACTCCAACGAATGGCATGTCCAGCATCTGGTCGAGCCACGCTCGGTGGTGCCGGAATCGGTGATGCCGAGCTACGCCTTCCTTAATGAAACACCGCTTGCGGTGAAGAACGTCAGCTACGACCTGATCGCCAACCGCCGCGTCGGCGTGCCCTATAGCGACGAGATGATCGCCAGCGCCGAGGCCGACATCAAGTCGCAGGCCGACCCGAACGCCGACACCTCAGGGGTACTGGCGCGCTATCCTAAGGCCAAGCTCGGCGATTTCGACGGCGATCCGGCGGCGCTGACCGAGATGGATGCGCTGGTCGCCTATCTGCAGATGCTCGGCACCCTGGTCGACTTCTCGACCTACGACCCGGCAACCGGCTACCGCTAG
- the ccoS gene encoding cbb3-type cytochrome oxidase assembly protein CcoS: MSGLLVLLPIALFLGGLGLAAFLWSLRSGQYEDMDGAAERILVDDD; encoded by the coding sequence ATGAGCGGTCTGCTCGTCCTTTTGCCCATTGCGCTGTTTCTCGGCGGCCTTGGCCTGGCTGCGTTCCTGTGGTCGCTGCGCAGCGGCCAGTATGAAGACATGGACGGCGCTGCCGAACGCATCCTTGTCGACGACGATTAG
- a CDS encoding ParA family protein has protein sequence MKITPRIITVANQKGGVGKTTTAINLATALAAIGERVLIIDLDPQGNASTGLGIDRKDRSVSSYDVLTGELEIEQAAMETAVPGLSIIPSTLDLLGIEMEIASAPDRVLKLRNALRASAERAAGYSYVLIDCPPSLNLLTLNSMAAADSVLVPLQCEFFALEGLSQLLETVDQVRRSINPELTIQGIVLTMFDGRNNLANQVVEDVRAHMGEKVYETVIPRNVRISEAPSYGKPAILYDLKCSGSQAYLQLASEVIRRERKLRAA, from the coding sequence ATGAAGATCACACCTAGAATCATCACAGTCGCCAATCAGAAGGGCGGGGTCGGGAAGACGACGACCGCGATCAATCTGGCGACAGCACTTGCGGCCATCGGTGAGCGTGTGCTCATCATCGACCTTGATCCCCAAGGCAATGCCAGCACGGGTCTCGGCATCGATCGCAAGGACCGCAGCGTGTCGTCCTATGATGTGCTGACCGGTGAGCTGGAAATCGAGCAGGCTGCGATGGAAACGGCAGTACCGGGCCTTTCGATCATCCCGTCGACGCTCGATCTGCTTGGAATCGAAATGGAAATCGCCTCGGCACCCGATCGCGTGTTGAAGCTGCGCAATGCGTTGCGGGCGTCGGCGGAGCGGGCGGCTGGCTACAGCTACGTGCTTATCGACTGCCCGCCTTCACTCAACCTGCTGACGCTGAATTCGATGGCCGCGGCAGATTCCGTCCTGGTGCCGTTGCAGTGCGAGTTCTTTGCGCTCGAGGGCTTGAGCCAGTTGCTTGAGACGGTGGATCAGGTGCGCCGGTCGATCAATCCTGAATTGACGATCCAGGGCATCGTGCTGACGATGTTCGACGGCCGCAACAATCTGGCCAACCAGGTCGTCGAGGACGTACGCGCCCATATGGGCGAGAAGGTCTACGAGACGGTGATCCCGCGCAACGTGCGTATCTCGGAAGCGCCGTCCTATGGCAAGCCGGCGATCCTTTACGACCTGAAGTGCTCAGGCAGCCAGGCCTATTTGCAGCTCGCCTCGGAAGTTATCAGGCGCGAACGTAAACTCCGGGCCGCATAA
- the ccoG gene encoding cytochrome c oxidase accessory protein CcoG — MLDERQVERLEVTAVNSAKSRQPLYTARQKVFPKRASGRFRQFKWLVMLVTLGIYYLTPWLRWDRGPYAPDQAVLLDIANRRFYFFAIEIWPQEFFYVAGLLVMAGIGLFLVTSTVGRAWCGYTCPQTVWVDLFLVVERGIEGDRNARIKLDSAPWSFAKLWKRTAKHAIWLVIAVATGGAWIFYFADAPTLLGQFVTGQAEPVAYITVAILTATTYAFGGLMREQVCTYMCPWPRIQAAMLDENSLTVTYNDWRGEPRSRHAKKAAAEGLSVGDCVDCNACVAVCPMGIDIRDGQQLECITCALCIDACDGVMDKIGKERGLISYATLADYQSNMVIATDPATQAIDPRRVRDADGKLDKRISHFHIRRLFRPRTFVYAGAWSLVGLGLLASLLSRDRLDINVLQDRNPQYVVLSDGSIRNGYTVKLLNMVPEPRSFELSIEGLPGAVMSVVGIDGQETRSITIEAEPDKLKTVRVYVRQTRGQLSQGQGFSFVVADRAGAERDVYAAKFNVPEATR, encoded by the coding sequence ATGCTCGACGAGAGGCAGGTGGAGAGGCTCGAGGTCACGGCGGTCAACTCCGCCAAATCCCGCCAACCGCTGTACACCGCACGCCAGAAGGTGTTTCCCAAGCGGGCATCGGGCCGGTTCCGCCAGTTCAAGTGGCTGGTCATGCTGGTCACCCTTGGCATCTATTATTTGACGCCATGGTTACGCTGGGACCGCGGCCCCTACGCGCCTGACCAGGCCGTGCTGCTCGACATCGCCAACCGCCGCTTCTACTTCTTCGCCATCGAGATCTGGCCGCAGGAATTCTTCTATGTCGCCGGCCTGCTGGTCATGGCCGGCATCGGGCTGTTCCTCGTCACTTCCACCGTCGGCCGCGCCTGGTGCGGATACACCTGCCCCCAGACCGTCTGGGTCGACCTGTTCCTGGTCGTCGAGCGCGGCATCGAGGGCGACCGCAACGCTCGCATCAAGCTCGACAGCGCGCCATGGTCGTTTGCCAAGCTGTGGAAACGCACAGCCAAGCACGCCATCTGGCTCGTCATCGCGGTGGCGACCGGCGGCGCCTGGATTTTCTATTTCGCCGACGCCCCAACCCTGCTCGGGCAATTCGTCACCGGCCAGGCTGAACCGGTCGCCTACATCACCGTCGCCATCCTGACCGCCACGACCTATGCCTTCGGCGGGCTCATGCGCGAGCAGGTCTGCACCTATATGTGCCCATGGCCGCGCATCCAGGCGGCGATGCTCGACGAGAACTCACTGACCGTCACCTACAATGACTGGCGCGGCGAGCCGCGTTCGCGTCATGCCAAGAAGGCAGCAGCCGAGGGGCTTTCGGTCGGCGATTGCGTCGACTGCAACGCCTGTGTCGCTGTCTGCCCGATGGGCATCGACATCCGCGACGGCCAGCAGCTCGAATGCATCACCTGTGCGCTCTGCATCGATGCCTGCGACGGCGTCATGGACAAGATCGGCAAGGAACGCGGTCTGATTTCCTACGCCACGCTCGCCGACTACCAGTCCAACATGGTGATCGCCACAGACCCTGCCACGCAGGCTATTGACCCCAGGCGCGTGCGCGATGCAGACGGCAAGCTCGACAAGCGCATTTCCCATTTCCACATCCGCCGGCTCTTCCGCCCCCGCACCTTCGTCTATGCCGGCGCCTGGAGCCTTGTCGGCCTTGGGCTGCTGGCATCACTGCTCAGCCGCGACCGGCTCGACATCAACGTGCTGCAGGACCGAAACCCGCAATATGTCGTCTTGTCCGACGGCTCGATCCGCAACGGCTACACCGTCAAGCTGCTCAACATGGTGCCCGAACCGCGAAGCTTCGAACTCAGTATCGAGGGCCTCCCCGGTGCGGTCATGAGCGTCGTCGGCATCGACGGGCAGGAGACGCGCTCGATCACCATCGAGGCCGAGCCCGACAAGCTCAAGACCGTCAGGGTCTATGTCCGCCAGACGCGCGGGCAGCTCAGCCAGGGCCAAGGCTTCTCGTTCGTCGTCGCCGACAGGGCGGGCGCCGAACGGGATGTCTATGCCGCAAAGTTCAACGTTCCGGAGGCAACAAGATGA
- a CDS encoding ParB/RepB/Spo0J family partition protein, whose product MNEDLSRKRLGRGLAALIGEMDKPAVPEKPAAPADGRVPIEFVSPNPRNPRRHFGEAELADLAQSIREHGLVQPVVVRPAAQAGRYEIIAGERRWRAAQRAGVNEIPVIVRDVNDRTALELAIIENVQRSDLNAIEEAMGYQQLIDDHNYTQADLGQVIGKSRSHVANTLRLLKLPDVVRDMLVNGELSAGHARALITAADPAGLAKRIVEEGLSVRQAEALAQLPADALLEKQSSRPLEKDPDTIALEKLLTDVVGMKISIAHKEKGGELRISYRSLEQLDDLCRRLKSEHI is encoded by the coding sequence ATGAACGAAGACCTTTCCAGAAAGCGCCTTGGCCGGGGACTTGCCGCTCTGATCGGCGAGATGGACAAGCCCGCAGTCCCGGAAAAGCCGGCGGCGCCGGCCGACGGCCGGGTGCCGATCGAGTTCGTCAGCCCCAATCCACGCAACCCCCGTCGCCATTTTGGCGAAGCTGAACTTGCCGACCTGGCGCAGTCCATCCGCGAGCACGGCCTGGTCCAGCCTGTCGTCGTCAGGCCCGCAGCGCAGGCCGGGCGCTATGAGATCATTGCCGGCGAGCGCCGCTGGCGTGCCGCACAGCGCGCCGGCGTCAACGAGATTCCGGTCATCGTTCGCGACGTCAACGATCGCACAGCGCTTGAGCTCGCCATCATCGAGAACGTCCAGCGCTCCGATCTCAACGCCATTGAAGAGGCGATGGGCTACCAGCAGCTGATCGACGATCACAATTACACCCAGGCCGATCTCGGCCAGGTCATCGGCAAGAGCCGCAGCCATGTCGCCAACACGCTGCGGCTGCTGAAGCTGCCCGACGTTGTTCGTGACATGCTGGTCAACGGAGAACTTTCTGCCGGCCATGCCCGTGCGCTGATCACCGCCGCCGATCCGGCCGGGCTGGCAAAACGTATCGTCGAAGAGGGCCTGTCGGTGCGCCAGGCCGAGGCACTGGCGCAGCTTCCCGCTGATGCACTGCTCGAAAAGCAATCGTCGCGTCCTCTCGAGAAGGATCCCGATACGATTGCGCTGGAAAAGCTTCTCACCGACGTCGTCGGCATGAAGATTTCGATCGCGCACAAGGAGAAAGGCGGCGAGCTGCGCATCAGCTACCGCTCGCTGGAACAGCTCGATGACCTGTGCCGGCGCCTGAAGAGCGAACATATCTGA
- the holA gene encoding DNA polymerase III subunit delta translates to MAQKKAHEVDSWLARPAAEAVIVLIYGPDRGLVSERAAAFAAKTGLPLDDPFSVVKIEAADIERDSGRLVDEARTVPMFSPRRLIWVRNAAAQKSLADDVKALAAEPPRDAVILIEAQDLKKGAPLRTIVEGAFAGMALPCYGDEARDIESVIDDELRAAGLNMAMDARNALRRSLGGDRLATRGEVQKLTLYAMGKGEISLEDVKDMTGDVSALSLDDAIDAALGGNIAEFDAAFTKQCQTGSQAAQLLASATRHLQNIHLMRGEMENGGRNASAVVAAARPPVFFSRRRAVERTLSSWSASALNRALTRLQSTTLQTRRRPDLAVALARQAMLGIAVEGARLSSGRR, encoded by the coding sequence ATGGCGCAGAAGAAAGCTCACGAAGTCGATTCCTGGCTGGCCCGGCCCGCAGCCGAGGCTGTCATCGTGCTGATCTACGGCCCCGACCGGGGCCTCGTTTCGGAGCGCGCCGCAGCTTTTGCCGCCAAGACCGGCCTGCCGCTCGACGATCCCTTCTCCGTCGTCAAGATCGAAGCTGCCGACATAGAGCGCGACAGCGGCCGGCTCGTCGACGAGGCGCGCACGGTGCCTATGTTTTCGCCGCGGCGGCTGATCTGGGTGCGCAATGCCGCTGCTCAGAAGAGCCTCGCCGACGACGTCAAGGCGCTGGCTGCAGAGCCGCCGCGCGATGCCGTCATCCTGATCGAGGCGCAGGATCTCAAAAAGGGTGCGCCGTTGCGCACGATCGTCGAGGGCGCCTTTGCCGGCATGGCCCTGCCCTGTTACGGCGACGAGGCGCGCGATATCGAAAGCGTCATCGATGACGAGCTGCGCGCCGCCGGCCTGAACATGGCGATGGACGCGCGCAACGCGCTGCGCCGCAGCCTCGGTGGCGACCGCCTGGCAACACGCGGCGAAGTCCAGAAGCTGACACTTTATGCCATGGGCAAGGGCGAAATCTCGCTCGAAGACGTCAAGGACATGACTGGCGACGTCTCGGCACTGTCGCTGGACGACGCGATCGACGCAGCGCTTGGCGGCAACATCGCCGAGTTCGACGCCGCTTTCACCAAGCAGTGCCAGACCGGCAGCCAGGCGGCACAGCTCCTCGCGTCCGCTACCCGCCACCTCCAGAACATCCATCTGATGCGCGGCGAGATGGAAAACGGCGGCCGAAACGCCTCGGCGGTCGTAGCAGCTGCGCGTCCGCCGGTGTTCTTCTCCCGCCGCCGGGCGGTCGAGCGGACCTTGTCGAGCTGGAGTGCGTCTGCGCTGAACCGTGCACTGACACGGCTGCAGTCGACGACGCTGCAGACACGCCGCCGGCCGGATTTGGCGGTCGCTCTGGCGCGCCAGGCGATGCTAGGCATTGCCGTCGAAGGCGCCCGCCTCTCCTCAGGTCGACGCTAG
- a CDS encoding cation-translocating P-type ATPase produces MNCCGPEADVALGFNPVAASGPSREELMLASRLLPGGARQVELSVPGVHCGTCIANIEATLGKLDGVEHARVNLSTKRVSVRWRDETGVPSISAALARLGYESHLFEQGADDKDETLAELIRGLGIAGFAAGNIMLLSVSVWSGATDATRDLFHWLSALIALPALAFSGRIFFRSAWGALRNGRTNMDVPISIGILLAFGMSLYDTANSGPHAYFDASASLLFFLLIGRTLDHVMRERARVAVKSLARLAARGATVLQADGANAYLPVQEIEPGMQILLAAGERVPVDAQVVKGRSELDCAIVSGESDPVAVESGASLRAGTLNLTGPLTIEATAKAQDSFLAEMTRLMEAAESGRGGYRRIADRAAALYAPVLHLTSFLTFVGWMVADGNWHQAITIAIAVLIITCPCALGLAVPIVQVAAARRLFENGIMVKDGAAMERLAEIDTVVFDKTGTLTLGRPRLMNAREMSADALSVAAAIALHSRHPISRALAETQAGMPAKDGHFDNVEEVPGFGLEARRGADTYRLGRAAWALDDATAAKGTVLSRNGVELATFAFADRLRAGAVEAVADLRACGLAVEILSGDRPEAVDAVAAALGIQTFSAGVLPSGKVERLVALKAEGRKVLMVGDGLNDAPALAAAHVSIAPADAADIGRSVADFVFLRESLAAVPLALGASREANKLIRQNLVLAIIYNAVAVPIALFGYVTPLVAALAMSGSSVVVIANGLRLGTGKGRAAKSVASRANAVPAKEAMAS; encoded by the coding sequence ATGAACTGCTGCGGACCCGAAGCCGATGTCGCCCTGGGCTTCAACCCCGTCGCCGCAAGCGGGCCGTCGCGCGAAGAGCTGATGCTCGCCAGCCGCCTCCTGCCCGGCGGTGCCAGGCAGGTCGAGCTTTCAGTCCCGGGCGTGCATTGCGGCACCTGCATCGCCAACATCGAGGCCACACTCGGCAAGCTCGACGGCGTCGAGCACGCGCGCGTCAACCTGTCGACGAAGCGCGTTTCCGTGCGCTGGCGTGACGAAACCGGGGTGCCATCCATTTCAGCGGCGTTGGCGCGGCTCGGCTACGAAAGCCACCTGTTCGAGCAAGGCGCCGACGACAAGGACGAGACGCTGGCCGAGCTGATCCGCGGGCTCGGCATCGCCGGCTTCGCCGCCGGCAACATCATGTTGCTGTCGGTGTCGGTCTGGTCCGGGGCGACGGATGCCACGCGCGATCTGTTCCACTGGCTATCAGCACTCATTGCCCTGCCCGCACTCGCTTTTTCCGGCCGCATCTTCTTCCGTTCGGCCTGGGGTGCACTGCGCAACGGCCGCACCAACATGGATGTGCCGATCTCCATCGGCATCCTGCTCGCCTTTGGCATGAGCCTTTACGACACCGCCAACAGCGGCCCGCACGCCTATTTCGACGCCTCGGCTTCGCTGCTGTTCTTCCTGTTGATCGGCCGTACGCTCGACCATGTCATGCGCGAACGCGCCCGCGTCGCCGTCAAGAGCCTCGCCCGGCTCGCCGCCCGCGGCGCGACAGTGCTTCAGGCCGACGGTGCCAACGCCTACCTGCCGGTGCAGGAGATCGAGCCCGGTATGCAAATTCTGCTCGCAGCTGGTGAACGCGTTCCAGTCGATGCCCAGGTGGTCAAGGGCCGCTCCGAACTCGACTGCGCCATCGTCTCGGGCGAAAGCGATCCCGTTGCCGTGGAGTCAGGTGCCTCCTTGCGCGCCGGCACGCTCAACCTGACTGGACCTCTGACCATCGAGGCGACTGCCAAGGCACAGGATTCCTTCCTCGCCGAGATGACGCGGCTGATGGAAGCGGCCGAAAGCGGCCGCGGCGGCTACCGCCGCATCGCCGATCGCGCCGCCGCACTCTATGCGCCCGTCCTCCACCTGACCTCCTTCCTGACCTTCGTCGGCTGGATGGTCGCCGACGGCAACTGGCACCAGGCAATCACCATCGCCATCGCAGTGCTGATCATCACCTGCCCCTGCGCGCTGGGTCTCGCCGTGCCGATCGTGCAGGTTGCCGCCGCCCGACGCCTGTTCGAGAATGGCATCATGGTCAAGGACGGCGCCGCCATGGAGCGTCTGGCCGAGATCGATACCGTCGTCTTCGACAAGACCGGCACGCTGACGCTTGGTAGGCCCAGGCTGATGAACGCCCGCGAAATGTCAGCCGACGCCTTGTCGGTCGCGGCGGCGATCGCGCTCCATTCGCGCCATCCAATCTCACGCGCCCTCGCCGAGACCCAGGCCGGAATGCCTGCCAAGGATGGGCACTTCGACAACGTCGAGGAAGTACCGGGCTTCGGCCTTGAAGCACGGCGCGGCGCGGACACCTACCGCCTGGGCCGTGCCGCCTGGGCCCTCGACGACGCCACGGCGGCAAAGGGCACCGTACTTTCGAGGAACGGGGTCGAGCTTGCCACCTTCGCCTTCGCGGACAGGTTGCGGGCCGGTGCGGTGGAAGCTGTAGCGGATTTGCGCGCCTGCGGACTTGCAGTCGAAATCCTATCTGGTGATCGTCCGGAAGCAGTGGATGCGGTGGCCGCAGCTCTTGGCATCCAGACGTTCTCGGCCGGCGTGCTGCCGAGCGGCAAGGTGGAGCGTCTCGTGGCGCTCAAGGCCGAAGGCCGCAAAGTGCTGATGGTCGGCGATGGGCTCAACGACGCGCCGGCGCTGGCAGCGGCCCATGTCTCGATCGCCCCGGCCGATGCCGCCGACATCGGCCGCAGCGTCGCCGACTTCGTCTTCCTGCGCGAGAGCCTTGCCGCCGTCCCGCTGGCGCTCGGTGCCTCGCGTGAGGCCAACAAGCTGATCCGCCAGAACCTGGTGCTAGCCATCATCTACAACGCCGTCGCCGTGCCGATCGCTCTGTTCGGCTATGTCACCCCGCTGGTAGCGGCGCTGGCGATGTCCGGCTCCTCGGTTGTCGTGATCGCCAATGGCCTGCGTCTCGGTACCGGCAAGGGTCGCGCTGCCAAGTCTGTCGCCAGCCGCGCCAATGCGGTCCCGGCCAAGGAGGCCATGGCATCATGA
- the ccoN gene encoding cytochrome-c oxidase, cbb3-type subunit I — protein MKHGNEIVLLALAAFAALLGAAFAQDSQFGAHMWVLFFALAGGAAVLLRTGNYAPAAVLPKDSSPYMDGPIRYGVIATVFWGVTGFLVGVVVAAQLAFPDLNIEPWLNFGRLRPLHTSAVVFAFGGNALIATSFYVVQRTSRARLFGGNLAWYVFWGYQLFIVMAATGYLLGITQSREYAEPEWYVDIFLTIVWVAYLAVFLGTILNRKEPHIYVANWFYLAFIITIAMLHVVNNLAVPASFLGSKSYSLFSGVQDALTQWWYGHNAVGFFLTAGFLGMMYYFVPKQVGRPVYSYRLSIIHFWSLIFLYIWAGPHHLHYTALPDWAQTLGMVFSIMLWMPSWGGMINGLMTLSGAWDKIRTDPIVRMMVVAIAFYGMSTFEGPMMSIKAVNSLSHYTEWTIGHVHSGALGWNGMITFSAIYFLVPRLWGRERLYSMRMVTWHFWLATLGIVVYAAVMWVAGISQGLMWREYDEQGFLVYSFAESVAAMVPYYVVRTIGGLMYLAGALVMAWNVFMTIRGHQRQEEPMPAAAPALQPAQ, from the coding sequence ATGAAACACGGAAACGAAATCGTCCTGCTGGCACTGGCGGCTTTCGCCGCCTTGCTGGGCGCCGCCTTCGCGCAGGACAGCCAGTTCGGCGCTCATATGTGGGTGCTGTTCTTCGCCCTTGCGGGCGGCGCCGCCGTCCTGCTGCGCACCGGCAACTACGCACCGGCCGCTGTCTTACCCAAGGACAGCTCGCCCTACATGGACGGGCCGATACGCTACGGCGTTATCGCCACCGTATTCTGGGGCGTCACCGGCTTTCTGGTCGGCGTCGTCGTGGCGGCCCAGCTGGCATTCCCCGATCTCAACATCGAGCCTTGGCTGAACTTCGGCCGCCTGCGCCCGCTGCACACCTCGGCAGTGGTCTTCGCCTTCGGCGGCAACGCGCTGATCGCGACCTCGTTCTACGTCGTCCAGCGCACCTCGCGGGCGCGGCTCTTCGGCGGCAACCTCGCCTGGTACGTGTTCTGGGGCTATCAGTTGTTCATCGTCATGGCGGCGACCGGCTATCTGCTCGGCATCACCCAGAGCCGCGAATATGCCGAGCCCGAATGGTATGTCGACATCTTCCTGACCATCGTTTGGGTCGCCTATCTCGCCGTCTTCCTCGGCACCATCCTGAACCGCAAGGAGCCGCATATCTATGTGGCCAACTGGTTCTACCTCGCCTTCATCATCACCATCGCCATGCTGCACGTGGTCAACAACCTGGCGGTGCCGGCATCCTTCCTCGGCTCGAAGAGCTATTCGCTGTTTTCGGGCGTACAAGATGCGCTGACGCAATGGTGGTACGGCCACAACGCCGTCGGTTTCTTCCTCACCGCCGGCTTCCTCGGCATGATGTATTACTTCGTGCCCAAGCAGGTGGGCCGCCCGGTCTATTCCTACCGGCTGTCGATCATCCACTTCTGGTCGCTGATCTTTCTCTATATCTGGGCCGGCCCGCACCACTTGCACTACACCGCTCTACCCGACTGGGCGCAGACGCTGGGCATGGTGTTCTCGATCATGCTGTGGATGCCTTCCTGGGGAGGCATGATCAACGGCCTGATGACGCTGTCAGGCGCCTGGGACAAGATTCGCACCGATCCGATCGTGCGCATGATGGTGGTTGCCATTGCCTTCTACGGCATGTCGACCTTCGAAGGTCCCATGATGTCGATCAAGGCCGTCAACTCGCTCAGCCACTATACCGAGTGGACCATCGGCCACGTTCATTCCGGCGCGCTTGGCTGGAACGGCATGATCACCTTCAGTGCCATCTACTTCCTGGTGCCGCGCCTTTGGGGCCGCGAGCGGCTTTACTCGATGCGCATGGTCACCTGGCACTTCTGGCTCGCCACGCTCGGCATCGTCGTCTACGCCGCCGTCATGTGGGTCGCCGGCATCAGTCAGGGCCTGATGTGGCGCGAGTACGACGAGCAGGGCTTCCTGGTCTACTCCTTCGCCGAAAGCGTCGCGGCCATGGTGCCCTACTACGTCGTACGCACCATAGGCGGCCTGATGTATCTCGCCGGCGCGCTGGTCATGGCCTGGAACGTCTTCATGACCATCCGCGGCCACCAGCGTCAGGAAGAGCCGATGCCCGCCGCGGCCCCCGCCCTCCAGCCTGCGCAGTAA
- the ccoP gene encoding cytochrome-c oxidase, cbb3-type subunit III: MGEKHIDELSGVETTGHEWDGITELNNPMPRWWLWTFYATVVWAMAYTIAYPAWPMISSATTGVLGYSSRADVTNELAAAEQAKSAYVEAVRAKSVGEILTDDKLRQFATAAGSAAFKVNCIQCHASGAQGSPGFPNLNDDEWLWGGSIDQIYKTIAHGVRFAGDEDTHVSEMPAFADILQPNQVNEVAAYVASLSGTADTPELVAAGAKVFADNCAACHGDDAKGNKELGAPDLSDAIALYASGQAAIASQVRHPKHGVMPAWGARLGDVNVKELAIFVHSLGGGE; encoded by the coding sequence GTGGGCGAAAAGCATATCGACGAACTGTCCGGCGTCGAGACCACCGGACATGAATGGGACGGCATCACCGAGCTCAACAACCCGATGCCGCGCTGGTGGCTGTGGACCTTCTACGCCACTGTGGTCTGGGCGATGGCCTACACCATCGCCTACCCGGCCTGGCCGATGATCAGCTCCGCGACGACAGGCGTACTCGGCTATTCCAGCCGTGCCGACGTCACGAACGAACTCGCCGCAGCCGAACAGGCCAAGAGCGCCTATGTCGAGGCGGTGAGGGCGAAGAGCGTTGGCGAGATCCTGACCGACGACAAGCTGCGCCAGTTCGCCACCGCCGCCGGATCGGCCGCTTTCAAGGTCAACTGCATCCAGTGCCACGCCTCCGGTGCGCAAGGGTCGCCCGGCTTCCCCAACCTCAATGACGACGAGTGGCTGTGGGGCGGCAGCATCGACCAGATCTACAAGACCATTGCGCATGGTGTCCGCTTCGCCGGCGACGAAGACACCCATGTGTCCGAAATGCCGGCTTTCGCCGACATTCTCCAGCCGAACCAGGTCAACGAGGTCGCCGCCTATGTTGCGAGCCTGTCGGGTACGGCCGACACGCCCGAACTGGTAGCGGCCGGCGCCAAGGTCTTTGCCGACAATTGTGCCGCCTGCCACGGTGACGACGCCAAGGGCAACAAGGAGCTGGGCGCGCCCGACCTGTCCGACGCCATAGCGCTTTACGCCTCCGGCCAGGCTGCAATTGCCAGCCAGGTGCGCCATCCCAAGCATGGCGTGATGCCGGCCTGGGGCGCCCGGCTCGGCGACGTCAACGTCAAGGAACTTGCGATCTTCGTACACTCGCTCGGCGGCGGCGAATAA